A genomic region of Halalkalicoccus subterraneus contains the following coding sequences:
- the ilvC gene encoding ketol-acid reductoisomerase, whose product MTEEATIYYDEDAQRSQIEDKTVAVLGYGSQGHAHAQNLADSGVEVRVGLKEGSSSREAAREDGLEVGTPAEVAAGADIVSVLVPDTVQPTVYEQIEEELEAGNTLQFAHGFNIHYNQINPPEDVDVTMIAPKTPGHLLRRNYENDQGTPALLAIYQDATGEAKEEALAYGQAIGCTRAGVVETTFREETETDLFGEQAVLCGGIASLIKQGYETLVDAGYSPQMAYFECLNEMKLIVDLMYEDGLGGMWDSVSDTAEYGGLTKGDVIVDDHARENMEEVLQGVQDGTFAREWIAENQAGRPSYTQLRQAEKDHEIEAVGAELRALFAWAEDETEDKQEKVTADD is encoded by the coding sequence ATGACTGAGGAAGCCACAATCTACTACGACGAGGACGCACAGCGCAGCCAGATCGAGGACAAGACCGTCGCCGTACTCGGCTACGGCAGCCAGGGCCACGCCCACGCACAGAACCTCGCCGACAGCGGGGTCGAGGTACGGGTCGGCCTGAAGGAGGGCTCGTCCTCCCGGGAGGCCGCCCGCGAGGACGGACTGGAGGTCGGCACGCCCGCGGAGGTCGCGGCGGGTGCGGACATCGTGAGCGTGCTGGTGCCCGACACGGTTCAGCCGACGGTCTACGAGCAGATCGAGGAGGAACTCGAGGCGGGCAACACGCTTCAGTTCGCCCACGGATTCAACATCCACTACAACCAGATCAACCCGCCAGAGGACGTCGACGTGACGATGATCGCGCCCAAGACGCCCGGGCACCTCCTCAGGCGGAACTACGAGAACGACCAGGGCACGCCCGCCCTGCTTGCGATCTACCAGGACGCGACGGGCGAGGCAAAGGAGGAGGCGCTGGCGTACGGCCAGGCGATCGGCTGTACCCGTGCGGGCGTCGTCGAGACCACCTTCCGCGAGGAGACCGAGACCGACCTCTTCGGCGAGCAGGCGGTACTCTGTGGCGGGATCGCGAGCCTGATCAAGCAGGGCTACGAGACGCTCGTCGATGCGGGCTACAGCCCGCAGATGGCGTACTTCGAGTGTCTCAACGAGATGAAGCTGATCGTCGACCTGATGTACGAGGACGGGCTCGGCGGGATGTGGGACTCGGTGAGCGACACGGCCGAATACGGCGGCCTGACGAAGGGCGACGTGATCGTCGACGACCACGCCCGCGAGAACATGGAGGAAGTTCTTCAAGGAGTACAGGACGGGACCTTCGCCCGCGAGTGGATCGCGGAGAACCAGGCCGGCCGGCCGAGCTACACCCAGCTCCGGCAGGCCGAGAAGGACCACGAGATCGAGGCGGTCGGCGCGGAGCTGCGGGCGCTCTTTGCGTGGGCCGAAGACGAAACCGAGGACAAACAGGAGAAAGTGACTGCGGATGACTGA